A stretch of Coccidioides posadasii str. Silveira chromosome 2, complete sequence DNA encodes these proteins:
- a CDS encoding uncharacterized protein (EggNog:ENOG410PKZJ~COG:Y~BUSCO:3722at33183) yields MAVGDIRAVQIYRRRVQVLLDRATKVKQGSEIEPSITESDLGDAINEVDDGEEEALKNQSSQPAYAAVETAFREKFYHLLATTSINKPEFVHMWNLLDVVSIFSDNERCEPGLIFWLIEELLDSQTIDGCRKVFDYLESRRERNTAKHFKQKSLIILRSCNELLRRLSRAEDTVFCGRVFIFLFQSFPLGDKSSVNLRGEYHTENVTTFDEPPKHIAANEDADDVEMKDAEAQKPSDNSSKTDAAASSQGGSVSPEIDGQRSKQSTDHQAEDTSIDMDALYPVFWGLQANFSAPTRLFDHEHFASFKKGLESTISSFQKVSIDLEKRGMTKGSEETSRRGLKRKRGETGPETANTFNPKYLTSRDLFELEVNDVAFRRHILVQSLILLDFLISLSPKAKAKLADATNKSVLYGYVLSDEDAKWANQMKSSIASYLQQGLDGKFYYRMVDTVLTRDKNWARWKAEGCPPIEKPPIQIQDYLDTQSSTTKLTTNKRLRATPLGSLDLKFLSEEANLGNLDRLMEPDRFRNPGAESYMRGITDDEFNLDMAQNSDEKEEAAKAKASKIWRVLRLSSRSKLNRFDKIEDGRNLKILFENPPPPEKAVAEAEDGADGHKDDSVKNPPTKENDAVTDHLLYDANPKPGPRS; encoded by the exons ATGGCTGTCGGGGACATTCGCGCTGTTCAGATCTATCGAAGACGTGTTCAGGTACTGCTGGACAGAGCGACGAAAGTGAAGCAGGGCTCCGAAATAGAACCGTCGATAACAGAGTCTGATTTGGGAGATGCAATCAACGAAGTTGATGACGGCGAAGAAGAGGCATTAAAGAACCAGAGTTCCCAGCCGGCCTATGCAGCAGTAGAGACAGCTTTCCGCGAGAAGTTTTATCACTTACTG GCCACGACGTCTATCAACAAGCCCGAGTTTGTTCACATGTGGAATCTACTTGATGTTGTGTCTATATTCTCCGACAATG AGCGATGCGAACCCGGTCTTATTTTCTGGCTCATAGAGGAGCTACTCGATAGTCAAACCATCGACGGCTGCCGTAAAGTGTTCGACTATTTAGAATCCAGGCGGGAACGTAATACGGCT AAACATTTCAAGCAGAAGAGCTTAATTATTCTCCGTTCATGCAATGAATTGCTGCGACGACTCTCACGAGCGGAAGATACGGTATTCTGCGGACGGGTGTtcatttttctctttcaatcATTTCCTTTGGGAGACAAGAGCTCGGTTAATTTGCGAGGAGAATATCATACAGAAAACGTTACAACATTTGACGAACCGCCAAAACACATCGCTGCCAATGAAGACGCCGACGATGTAGAGATGAAAGATGCAGAAGCGCAAAAGCCTTCAGACAACTCATCAAAAACGGACGCAGCAGCTTCTTCTCAAGGAGGTTCTGTCTCCCCCGAAATCGATGGTCAGCGATCAAAGCAATCGACCGATCACCAAGCTGAAGATACATCGATTGATATGGACGCTTTATATCCGGTATTCTGGGGATTACAAGCGAACTTTTCGGCTCCTACACGGCTTTTTGATCACGAGCATTTTGCTTCTTTCAAAAAGGGGCTCGAATCCACCATTTCAAGTTTCCAAAAGGTTAGCATTGACTTGGAAAAGCGCGGCATGACAAAGGGCTCAGAAGAAACATCACGGCGTGGGCTGAAGCGGAAGCGGGGTGAAACCGGGCCTGAAACCGCAAATACATTCAACCCAAAATATCTCACGAGCCGGGACTTGTTCGAATTAGAG GTTAACGACGTCGCATTTCGAAGACATATACTTGTCCAGTCGCTTATTCTTCTCGATTTCCTAATTTCTCTCTCACCGAAGGCGAAAGCCAAACTTGCGGATGCTACAAATAAATCAGTTCTCTATGGCTATGTGCTTAGCGACGAAGAT GCGAAATGGGCAAATCAAATGAAGTCCTCCATCGCGAGCTACCTGCAGCAAGGTCTCGATGGGAAGTTCTATTATCGCATGGTAGACACCGTCCTGACGAGAGATAAAAACTGGGCCCGTTGGAAGGCCGAAGGATGCCCACCTATTGAGAAACCCCCAATTCAAATTCAAGACTATCTAGATACCCAGTCCTCTACTACCAAATTAACTACAAATAAACGGCTCCGGGCGACGCCACTCGGCTCCTTGGACCTTAAATTCTTGTCGGAAGAAGCAAATTTAGGCAATCTTGATCGCCTCATGGAGCCTGACAG GTTTAGAAATCCAGGGGCCGAGTCATACATGCGGGGTATCACGGACGATGAATTCAATCTCGACATGGCTCAAAACAGTGacgaaaaagaagaagctgcaaaagcaaaagcaagCAAGATATGGAGAGTCTTACGGCTGTCCTCGCGCAGCAAGTTGAATCGGTTCGATAAAATCGAAGACGGCAGAAATTTGAAGATCCTTTTTGAAAATCCGCCTCCTCCGGAGAAGGCGGTTGCGGAAGCGGAAGATGGAGCTGATGGTCATAAAGACGACTCAGTAAAGAATCCGCCAACCAAGGAGAATGATGCTGTTACGGA CCATTTGCTATATGATGCCAACCCTAAGCCAGGGCCGAGATCTTAA
- a CDS encoding uncharacterized protein (EggNog:ENOG410PKZJ~COG:Y~BUSCO:3722at33183), translating to MAVGDIRAVQIYRRRVQVLLDRATKVKQGSEIEPSITESDLGDAINEVDDGEEEALKNQSSQPAYAAVETAFREKFYHLLATTSINKPEFVHMWNLLDVVSIFSDNERCEPGLIFWLIEELLDSQTIDGCRKVFDYLESRRERNTAKHFKQKSLIILRSCNELLRRLSRAEDTVFCGRVFIFLFQSFPLGDKSSVNLRGEYHTENVTTFDEPPKHIAANEDADDVEMKDAEAQKPSDNSSKTDAAASSQGGSVSPEIDGQRSKQSTDHQAEDTSIDMDALYPVFWGLQANFSAPTRLFDHEHFASFKKGLESTISSFQKVSIDLEKRGMTKGSEETSRRGLKRKRGETGPETANTFNPKYLTSRDLFELEVNDVAFRRHILVQSLILLDFLISLSPKAKAKLADATNKSVLYGYVLSDEDAKWANQMKSSIASYLQQGLDGKFYYRMVDTVLTRDKNWARWKAEGCPPIEKPPIQIQDYLDTQSSTTKLTTNKRLRATPLGSLDLKFLSEEANLGNLDRLMEPDRFRNPGAESYMRGITDDEFNLDMAQNSDEKEEAAKAKASKIWRVLRLSSRSKLNRFDKIEDGRNLKILFENPPPPEKAVAEAEDGADGHKDDSVKNPPTKENDAVTE from the exons ATGGCTGTCGGGGACATTCGCGCTGTTCAGATCTATCGAAGACGTGTTCAGGTACTGCTGGACAGAGCGACGAAAGTGAAGCAGGGCTCCGAAATAGAACCGTCGATAACAGAGTCTGATTTGGGAGATGCAATCAACGAAGTTGATGACGGCGAAGAAGAGGCATTAAAGAACCAGAGTTCCCAGCCGGCCTATGCAGCAGTAGAGACAGCTTTCCGCGAGAAGTTTTATCACTTACTG GCCACGACGTCTATCAACAAGCCCGAGTTTGTTCACATGTGGAATCTACTTGATGTTGTGTCTATATTCTCCGACAATG AGCGATGCGAACCCGGTCTTATTTTCTGGCTCATAGAGGAGCTACTCGATAGTCAAACCATCGACGGCTGCCGTAAAGTGTTCGACTATTTAGAATCCAGGCGGGAACGTAATACGGCT AAACATTTCAAGCAGAAGAGCTTAATTATTCTCCGTTCATGCAATGAATTGCTGCGACGACTCTCACGAGCGGAAGATACGGTATTCTGCGGACGGGTGTtcatttttctctttcaatcATTTCCTTTGGGAGACAAGAGCTCGGTTAATTTGCGAGGAGAATATCATACAGAAAACGTTACAACATTTGACGAACCGCCAAAACACATCGCTGCCAATGAAGACGCCGACGATGTAGAGATGAAAGATGCAGAAGCGCAAAAGCCTTCAGACAACTCATCAAAAACGGACGCAGCAGCTTCTTCTCAAGGAGGTTCTGTCTCCCCCGAAATCGATGGTCAGCGATCAAAGCAATCGACCGATCACCAAGCTGAAGATACATCGATTGATATGGACGCTTTATATCCGGTATTCTGGGGATTACAAGCGAACTTTTCGGCTCCTACACGGCTTTTTGATCACGAGCATTTTGCTTCTTTCAAAAAGGGGCTCGAATCCACCATTTCAAGTTTCCAAAAGGTTAGCATTGACTTGGAAAAGCGCGGCATGACAAAGGGCTCAGAAGAAACATCACGGCGTGGGCTGAAGCGGAAGCGGGGTGAAACCGGGCCTGAAACCGCAAATACATTCAACCCAAAATATCTCACGAGCCGGGACTTGTTCGAATTAGAG GTTAACGACGTCGCATTTCGAAGACATATACTTGTCCAGTCGCTTATTCTTCTCGATTTCCTAATTTCTCTCTCACCGAAGGCGAAAGCCAAACTTGCGGATGCTACAAATAAATCAGTTCTCTATGGCTATGTGCTTAGCGACGAAGAT GCGAAATGGGCAAATCAAATGAAGTCCTCCATCGCGAGCTACCTGCAGCAAGGTCTCGATGGGAAGTTCTATTATCGCATGGTAGACACCGTCCTGACGAGAGATAAAAACTGGGCCCGTTGGAAGGCCGAAGGATGCCCACCTATTGAGAAACCCCCAATTCAAATTCAAGACTATCTAGATACCCAGTCCTCTACTACCAAATTAACTACAAATAAACGGCTCCGGGCGACGCCACTCGGCTCCTTGGACCTTAAATTCTTGTCGGAAGAAGCAAATTTAGGCAATCTTGATCGCCTCATGGAGCCTGACAG GTTTAGAAATCCAGGGGCCGAGTCATACATGCGGGGTATCACGGACGATGAATTCAATCTCGACATGGCTCAAAACAGTGacgaaaaagaagaagctgcaaaagcaaaagcaagCAAGATATGGAGAGTCTTACGGCTGTCCTCGCGCAGCAAGTTGAATCGGTTCGATAAAATCGAAGACGGCAGAAATTTGAAGATCCTTTTTGAAAATCCGCCTCCTCCGGAGAAGGCGGTTGCGGAAGCGGAAGATGGAGCTGATGGTCATAAAGACGACTCAGTAAAGAATCCGCCAACCAAGGAGAATGATGCTGTTACGGAGTGA